The following proteins come from a genomic window of Irregularibacter muris:
- a CDS encoding PTS glucitol/sorbitol transporter subunit IIA, with protein sequence MKYNVRITDMGGLVPEFLKEKMVIIFNDNAPPELAEISVTHEVGELVGEVLVGDKWIFCDNEYEVTAVGEEANYTLRTLGHCSLVFDGADTAQLPGTIHLKGEKDPDIVIGKNIVIKSF encoded by the coding sequence ATGAAATACAACGTAAGAATTACAGATATGGGAGGGCTTGTGCCAGAATTTTTAAAGGAAAAAATGGTGATTATTTTTAATGACAATGCCCCTCCAGAACTAGCAGAAATTTCGGTAACACATGAAGTAGGAGAACTAGTTGGGGAAGTGTTGGTAGGAGATAAATGGATATTTTGTGATAATGAATATGAGGTAACTGCAGTAGGAGAAGAGGCCAACTATACCCTAAGAACATTGGGCCATTGTAGTCTAGTATTTGATGGGGCGGATACTGCGCAATTACCAGGTACTATTCATTTAAAAGGAGAGAAAGATCCCGATATTGTTATCGGTAAAAATATAGTCATAAAATCATTTTAG
- a CDS encoding HAD-IIA family hydrolase codes for MNEIKNIKCFLLDMDGTIYLGNQLIDGAKEFLEKLKENETRYIFLTNNSSKDKHAYIEKLSHLGVSAEEEDVFSSGDATIHYIKRYTKYKKLFLLGTPALERSFEKAGFELVKQGGQEIDCVVLGFDTTLTYDKLWAACDYVKQYPFIATHPDFVCPLEDNKNMPDIGAMIAFIKAATGKEPLIIGKPYEHMLNAIMDIYHYQKEDMAMVGDRLYTDIKMGFDLGIKSFLVLSGETTLEDYKQSNIEASYIMDSVKEIIKHI; via the coding sequence ATGAATGAAATAAAGAATATAAAATGTTTTTTATTGGATATGGACGGCACCATATATTTAGGCAATCAATTAATAGATGGGGCTAAGGAATTTTTAGAAAAGTTAAAAGAAAATGAAACCCGGTATATTTTTTTGACCAATAATTCCTCTAAGGATAAGCATGCTTATATAGAGAAGTTGAGTCATTTAGGAGTTTCTGCCGAGGAAGAGGATGTTTTTTCCTCAGGGGATGCCACGATACACTACATTAAAAGATACACAAAGTATAAAAAATTATTTTTATTAGGTACTCCCGCCCTAGAGCGTTCCTTTGAAAAAGCTGGTTTTGAATTAGTAAAACAGGGGGGGCAGGAGATAGATTGTGTAGTTTTAGGGTTTGATACCACATTAACCTATGACAAACTATGGGCCGCCTGTGATTATGTTAAGCAATACCCTTTTATCGCTACCCATCCAGACTTCGTTTGTCCCTTAGAAGACAATAAAAATATGCCGGATATTGGGGCAATGATTGCCTTTATCAAGGCAGCCACAGGGAAAGAACCCCTTATCATTGGGAAACCCTATGAGCATATGTTGAATGCTATCATGGATATTTATCATTATCAAAAAGAAGACATGGCCATGGTGGGAGATAGACTTTATACGGATATTAAAATGGGCTTTGACCTAGGAATTAAATCTTTTCTTGTTCTATCCGGAGAAACAACGTTGGAAGATTATAAACAATCAAACATAGAAGCTAGCTATATTATGGATTCAGTAAAGGAGATTATAAAACATATATAG
- a CDS encoding sn-glycerol-1-phosphate dehydrogenase, whose protein sequence is MTNYNDLLNKEITCACGRTHFVPIKDVDFDFTEEKLSKICKEFIPGKNILVVGDKHTHEQINQKIFDTLKANEFNAAMLEFDEKKLIPDEKAIGTILMSTDREIDGIVSVGSGTINDLNRLVGDRMKIPVITIATAPSMDGYASSGSSLMFKGVKKTIKGSTVTAIYGDIEVIKNCPYDLIQAGFGDIIGKKTSLADWVLSKHITGEYWCDKTVKLVEESTDICIREAEKIAQRDTEAIGHLIDALTLSGICMSLVDDTRPASGSEHLVSHYLVMKAVEKGELPPSHGRTVAIGTLISTLLYKFLFETKEFTELENSEKIKEDLMKYLPKEEKVKTWLTTLDLSYHPSDYGMTPELLREIVLKAGFIRDRYTVFRLLDSLKLLDRAADYLINYFYK, encoded by the coding sequence ATGACCAATTATAATGATTTATTAAACAAAGAGATTACTTGTGCTTGTGGTAGGACCCACTTCGTCCCTATAAAAGATGTAGACTTTGATTTTACTGAAGAAAAACTATCTAAAATATGCAAGGAATTTATCCCAGGGAAAAATATACTTGTTGTTGGGGATAAACATACCCATGAACAAATCAATCAAAAAATCTTTGATACCCTAAAAGCTAATGAATTTAATGCAGCTATGCTAGAATTTGATGAAAAAAAATTAATTCCCGATGAAAAGGCTATAGGAACAATTCTCATGAGCACGGATAGAGAGATTGACGGTATAGTATCTGTAGGCTCTGGCACAATTAACGATTTAAATAGGTTAGTTGGAGATCGAATGAAAATCCCCGTAATTACTATAGCTACTGCCCCCTCTATGGATGGTTATGCCTCTTCGGGGTCCTCTCTAATGTTTAAAGGAGTCAAAAAAACCATAAAAGGCTCTACGGTAACAGCTATTTACGGGGATATAGAGGTAATAAAAAATTGCCCTTATGATCTCATACAAGCAGGCTTTGGAGATATTATCGGGAAAAAGACTTCCTTAGCTGATTGGGTATTATCAAAGCATATCACTGGAGAATACTGGTGTGATAAAACAGTGAAGTTGGTAGAGGAATCCACAGATATATGTATTCGAGAGGCAGAAAAAATTGCCCAAAGAGATACCGAAGCTATAGGTCATCTTATTGATGCATTGACTTTATCAGGAATATGTATGTCTTTAGTAGATGATACCAGGCCCGCCTCTGGTTCTGAACATTTGGTATCTCATTATTTAGTGATGAAAGCGGTGGAAAAAGGAGAATTACCACCATCTCATGGTAGGACTGTCGCTATTGGTACCCTTATAAGTACTCTTTTATATAAATTTTTATTTGAAACAAAAGAATTTACAGAATTAGAAAATAGTGAAAAAATAAAAGAAGATCTTATGAAGTATTTGCCTAAGGAAGAGAAAGTAAAAACCTGGCTAACAACTTTGGATTTATCTTACCATCCAAGTGATTATGGTATGACTCCAGAGTTATTAAGAGAGATTGTACTTAAGGCAGGTTTTATTAGAGATAGATATACAGTATTTAGGTTATTAGATTCCTTAAAATTATTGGATAGGGCTGCAGATTATTTAATCAATTATTTTTATAAGTAA
- a CDS encoding glycerol-3-phosphate responsive antiterminator has protein sequence MKFINQKVLPAITNMRDYEKFLQTSFPYCIIMDFHIAQLRPIASLAEKHNKNLIIHVDLIHGLNSDEYAAEYLCQELKLEGLISTRTSVIHIAKKKKKIAIQRIFLIDHQSLDKSYRLLEKSQPDYIEVLPGLIPRMITEVREKTNIPIITGGLITTPKDIDRALQAGAKGVTTSYRELWKLNNEL, from the coding sequence ATGAAATTTATCAATCAAAAAGTATTACCAGCCATCACAAATATGAGAGATTATGAGAAATTTCTACAGACTTCTTTTCCCTATTGTATAATTATGGATTTTCACATTGCGCAATTAAGACCTATTGCATCTCTGGCAGAAAAACACAATAAAAATCTCATCATTCATGTAGATTTAATTCATGGCTTAAACAGTGATGAATATGCGGCAGAATATCTATGCCAAGAATTAAAATTAGAAGGCTTAATTTCTACTCGTACAAGTGTGATTCATATTGCCAAGAAAAAGAAAAAAATTGCCATTCAAAGAATTTTCTTAATTGACCACCAATCCTTAGACAAAAGCTACCGCTTATTAGAAAAGTCGCAACCGGATTATATAGAGGTACTGCCAGGATTAATCCCTAGAATGATTACAGAAGTAAGAGAAAAAACCAATATACCCATTATTACAGGAGGACTAATCACAACCCCAAAGGACATTGATCGGGCGTTGCAGGCAGGTGCAAAGGGTGTTACGACATCCTATAGAGAACTTTGGAAATTAAATAATGAATTATAA
- a CDS encoding NAD(P)/FAD-dependent oxidoreductase produces the protein MYDVVIIGAGIVGTAIARELSRYKTKVIVLDKEQDVANGTTMANSAIVHSGYDPKPGTNKAKFNKLGNQLYPQLCKELDVPFKQIGSLTVALDKEELKILDQLEERAKENGVPVERLSREEVLVREPNVNKNVQGALLASTAGIVGPWELSIALMENAMNNGVELALNNKVEDIKKVENIYRIKTNEKTYETKVVINCAGLYADHINRMLNKDTFHIKPRSGEYFVLDKRAGNLVNSIIFPCPTKHSKGILAVPTVHGNILLGPTSELVEDKEALQTTRKGLEYVKAQVGRLINNIPYGDIIRSFTGLRATPDTGDFIIESSKDNKTFIHVAGIESPGLTAAPAIALEVVNLVKEIFNSLEKNENFEPNRRKVVHFNQLSMDEKKKIIKENPAYGNIICRCERITEGEILDCIHRKAGATTVKGVKKRARPGMGRCQGGFCEPRVVEILARELNKDMKDILYDGRDAKILLGYTKE, from the coding sequence ATGTATGATGTTGTCATTATAGGTGCTGGCATTGTTGGCACAGCCATTGCGAGGGAATTGTCTAGATATAAAACAAAGGTAATTGTGTTGGATAAAGAACAGGATGTAGCTAATGGGACGACTATGGCCAATAGCGCTATAGTACATTCAGGCTATGATCCAAAACCAGGAACCAATAAAGCGAAGTTTAATAAATTAGGGAATCAGCTATATCCGCAGTTATGTAAGGAATTAGATGTGCCCTTTAAGCAAATCGGTTCCCTGACCGTGGCCTTAGATAAAGAAGAGTTAAAGATTTTAGACCAATTAGAAGAAAGAGCTAAGGAAAATGGAGTTCCCGTAGAAAGACTATCAAGGGAAGAGGTTTTGGTCAGAGAACCAAATGTAAATAAAAATGTCCAAGGTGCTTTATTAGCCTCTACAGCGGGAATTGTAGGTCCTTGGGAGTTATCCATTGCTCTAATGGAAAATGCAATGAACAATGGGGTGGAATTAGCTCTTAATAATAAAGTAGAAGATATTAAAAAAGTTGAAAATATTTACCGTATCAAAACCAACGAAAAAACCTATGAAACCAAAGTAGTGATCAATTGTGCAGGGCTTTATGCAGACCATATTAATAGAATGTTAAATAAAGATACTTTCCACATTAAGCCGAGAAGTGGAGAATATTTCGTATTGGATAAACGAGCAGGAAATTTAGTGAATTCAATCATTTTCCCTTGCCCCACGAAACATAGTAAGGGTATCTTGGCAGTACCTACAGTTCATGGCAATATTTTATTAGGCCCAACCTCTGAACTCGTAGAGGATAAGGAAGCTCTACAAACAACAAGGAAGGGTTTAGAATATGTAAAAGCTCAGGTAGGCAGATTAATCAACAATATTCCCTATGGAGATATTATAAGATCCTTTACAGGACTTAGAGCTACCCCAGATACAGGAGACTTTATCATTGAAAGTTCTAAGGACAATAAGACTTTTATCCATGTTGCAGGTATTGAATCCCCTGGATTGACAGCAGCACCTGCCATTGCCTTAGAGGTTGTAAACCTAGTGAAGGAAATATTTAATTCTTTAGAGAAAAATGAAAACTTTGAGCCGAATAGACGAAAAGTAGTTCATTTTAATCAATTGTCTATGGATGAAAAGAAGAAAATTATAAAGGAGAACCCAGCTTATGGCAATATCATTTGTAGATGTGAAAGAATTACCGAGGGGGAAATCCTAGATTGTATTCATAGAAAAGCAGGAGCTACCACGGTAAAGGGAGTAAAGAAAAGAGCCCGTCCCGGAATGGGAAGATGTCAAGGGGGCTTTTGTGAACCCCGAGTAGTTGAAATATTAGCTAGGGAATTAAATAAAGACATGAAAGATATTTTGTATGACGGTAGGGATGCAAAAATTCTTTTAGGATATACCAAGGAATAG
- a CDS encoding NAD(P)/FAD-dependent oxidoreductase gives MLNYDVIVIGGGPAGLAAAIEARKSGVKKIVVLERDRELGGILQQCIHNGFGLHQFKEELTGPQYAQRFIDELEDLNIEYHLNTMVLEITSNKEVHAISKNQGYQIYKAKSIVLAMGCRERTRGAISIPGKRPAGVMTAGTAQRYINMEGYMVGKKVVILGSGDIGLIMARRMTLEGADVQAVVEILPYSGGLTRNIVQCLQDFDIPLLLAHTIIDIEGKDRVKGVTIAKVDEERQPIKGSEQYFDCDTLLLSVGLIPENELTEEAGIGLDPTTRGPVVNNSMETSTKGIFACGNVLHVHDLVDFVTEESQRAGRNAAAYIMDKLQPKGKNIETIAGNGIGYIIPQKIQINDEDKIKLLMRPNNVFKNIKMVVKVEDKVVKTFKKKHLAPGEMESLIIEKDLLKEEGIQSLKVEVLKEDE, from the coding sequence ATGTTAAATTATGATGTTATTGTTATCGGTGGAGGACCGGCAGGTTTAGCTGCCGCCATAGAAGCACGAAAAAGTGGAGTGAAAAAAATAGTTGTATTGGAAAGAGACAGAGAATTAGGCGGTATCTTACAACAATGTATTCACAATGGATTTGGACTCCATCAGTTCAAAGAAGAATTAACAGGACCACAATATGCCCAACGTTTTATAGATGAATTAGAGGATTTAAATATAGAATACCATCTTAATACCATGGTTCTAGAAATTACCAGCAATAAAGAAGTACATGCCATAAGCAAAAATCAAGGATATCAAATTTATAAGGCCAAGTCCATTGTTTTGGCCATGGGATGTAGAGAAAGAACAAGAGGAGCCATCAGCATACCTGGTAAAAGACCTGCGGGGGTAATGACGGCAGGAACAGCCCAAAGGTATATCAATATGGAAGGCTATATGGTGGGGAAGAAGGTTGTCATTTTAGGTTCAGGAGATATTGGATTGATTATGGCAAGAAGAATGACCTTAGAAGGAGCTGATGTGCAGGCAGTAGTAGAGATTCTACCCTATTCCGGGGGGCTAACTCGCAATATTGTACAATGCTTACAAGATTTTGATATTCCTCTATTGTTAGCCCATACCATAATAGATATAGAAGGGAAGGATAGAGTAAAGGGTGTGACCATAGCCAAGGTAGATGAAGAAAGACAGCCTATTAAGGGGAGCGAGCAATATTTTGACTGCGATACCCTCCTATTGTCGGTTGGTCTTATACCAGAAAACGAATTGACGGAGGAAGCAGGTATAGGACTGGATCCTACTACTAGAGGCCCCGTTGTCAATAATTCCATGGAAACATCAACTAAGGGCATATTTGCCTGCGGCAACGTATTGCATGTTCATGATTTGGTGGATTTTGTTACAGAGGAAAGCCAAAGGGCAGGAAGGAATGCCGCCGCATATATAATGGACAAATTACAACCAAAGGGAAAAAATATTGAAACAATAGCCGGTAATGGAATTGGTTATATTATTCCTCAAAAAATACAGATAAATGATGAAGATAAAATAAAACTTTTAATGAGACCCAACAATGTATTTAAAAATATAAAGATGGTGGTTAAAGTAGAGGATAAAGTGGTAAAAACCTTTAAGAAAAAACATTTAGCCCCAGGGGAAATGGAAAGTTTAATCATTGAAAAGGATTTACTAAAAGAAGAAGGTATCCAAAGTCTAAAGGTAGAAGTATTAAAGGAGGACGAATAA
- a CDS encoding DUF1667 domain-containing protein, translating to MKKHELICIVCPMGCHLEVIENQEGFQVQGNGCKRGPAYAQKELTHPTRVLTTTIKVKNGPLRRIPVVTQGEVPKEKLSTIMEALNLVEVEAPIKMNDVLVENILNTGVNIIASRNMNTCSYE from the coding sequence ATGAAAAAGCATGAACTTATATGTATTGTTTGTCCAATGGGATGTCACTTAGAAGTTATAGAAAATCAAGAAGGTTTCCAAGTACAGGGAAATGGATGTAAAAGGGGGCCGGCGTACGCACAAAAGGAACTTACTCACCCTACTAGGGTATTGACAACTACCATTAAGGTGAAAAATGGACCATTAAGACGTATACCTGTGGTAACCCAAGGGGAAGTTCCAAAGGAAAAACTATCCACTATTATGGAAGCCTTAAATCTTGTAGAGGTAGAAGCACCCATAAAAATGAATGACGTTTTGGTAGAAAACATACTCAACACAGGAGTAAACATAATCGCTTCAAGAAATATGAATACTTGTTCCTATGAATAA
- a CDS encoding NAD(P)/FAD-dependent oxidoreductase, which yields MYDLCIIGGGIVGTNIARELSKYQLNILVLEKEEDIGCGATKANSGIVHGGYVAKPDTLKGKLCIQGNRMYRQLNQQLNFGYKQTGALVLAFNQEDMEELEKLYQSGIENGVKEIEIIDREQALQMEPNLNPDIAAALYCGEVGITSPYEFAIALMENAIDNGVTLKLNTEVKNIEKDNGIFTIDTGEKSYQARYIINSAGVFSDKIASMVGQNTFDILPRRGQYVIFDKGTGEKVNHVIFQVPSKKGKGILVASTYHGNLMIGPNAEDTQNKEDVGTEKDALEEIVMTAKRSVPQFNLNQIIRTFSGIRATPTTKDFIIEETKEKGFINVAGIESPGLTASPAIALHVKDILKDMGVELVLKEDFNPYRKPIIKEKNLKPEEIKDLLFIDSAPEKIICRCEGVSEAEIVDALHRNIDIYSPDAIKRRTRAGMGRCQGGFCESRVREIISREKNIPLDQVPHREDQLKGKGEREKADFYRK from the coding sequence ATGTATGATCTATGTATAATCGGCGGGGGAATTGTAGGAACAAATATTGCTAGAGAGCTATCCAAATATCAATTGAATATCCTAGTGCTGGAAAAGGAAGAAGACATTGGTTGTGGAGCGACCAAGGCCAATAGTGGTATAGTCCATGGCGGATATGTGGCGAAACCTGATACCCTAAAAGGCAAACTATGTATACAAGGCAATAGAATGTATAGACAACTTAATCAGCAATTAAATTTTGGATATAAACAAACTGGAGCTCTTGTATTAGCTTTTAACCAGGAAGACATGGAAGAATTAGAAAAACTATACCAAAGTGGTATAGAAAATGGCGTAAAAGAGATAGAAATTATAGATAGAGAACAAGCTCTTCAAATGGAACCTAATCTTAATCCTGACATAGCAGCAGCTCTATATTGTGGAGAGGTGGGCATAACATCCCCCTATGAATTTGCCATAGCCTTAATGGAAAATGCTATAGATAATGGAGTTACCCTTAAATTAAATACTGAAGTGAAGAACATTGAAAAAGACAATGGGATTTTCACCATAGATACGGGAGAAAAAAGCTACCAAGCAAGATATATTATTAATAGTGCTGGTGTTTTCAGTGATAAAATTGCCTCCATGGTGGGACAAAATACCTTTGATATCTTACCTAGAAGAGGACAATATGTCATTTTTGATAAGGGGACTGGAGAAAAAGTCAATCATGTTATCTTCCAAGTACCTAGTAAAAAAGGAAAGGGCATATTGGTAGCATCTACCTATCATGGCAATTTGATGATTGGGCCCAATGCAGAAGACACACAGAATAAAGAAGATGTAGGAACCGAAAAAGATGCCCTAGAGGAAATTGTAATGACAGCAAAAAGATCGGTTCCCCAATTCAATCTAAACCAGATTATACGGACCTTTTCTGGTATACGGGCAACCCCGACAACAAAAGACTTTATCATTGAAGAAACTAAGGAAAAAGGTTTTATCAATGTCGCTGGAATTGAATCCCCCGGCCTTACGGCTTCACCAGCCATAGCTCTGCATGTTAAGGATATACTCAAGGACATGGGAGTTGAATTAGTTCTAAAAGAGGACTTTAACCCTTATAGAAAACCCATCATTAAGGAAAAAAATTTAAAACCAGAAGAAATAAAAGATCTTTTATTCATTGATTCTGCCCCAGAAAAAATCATATGTAGATGTGAAGGAGTATCCGAGGCCGAGATAGTAGATGCCCTTCATAGGAACATAGATATTTATTCTCCCGATGCCATTAAGAGAAGAACACGAGCAGGGATGGGCAGATGCCAAGGCGGATTCTGTGAAAGTAGAGTAAGAGAAATTATTTCCCGAGAAAAAAACATCCCCCTAGACCAAGTGCCTCACAGAGAGGATCAACTTAAGGGGAAAGGCGAAAGGGAAAAGGCAGATTTTTATAGAAAATAA
- a CDS encoding B3/B4 domain-containing protein, which yields MVEINISSEVKELCPNTVLGCIETKVKVQKASKELWEEIHDYCKKMKEHMVVGDISKQQNIKDTRQAYRKLGKDPTRYRSSAEALARRILKGQDLYSINNVVEINNLISLQSLYPVCAYDLEKVTGAITLERAGEGATYEGIGKGKFNIEFLPTFADRDGYFGSTTSDSERTMVNDHTQNLLMIIVSFNGEKELIKHVENMERLLKTYADAKDVERKIIK from the coding sequence ATGGTAGAAATTAATATTTCTTCTGAAGTAAAAGAACTTTGTCCTAATACTGTGCTAGGATGCATAGAGACAAAAGTAAAAGTGCAGAAGGCATCCAAAGAATTGTGGGAGGAGATTCATGATTATTGTAAAAAAATGAAGGAGCATATGGTAGTAGGGGATATTTCAAAACAACAAAATATTAAGGACACTAGACAAGCCTATAGAAAGCTAGGAAAAGATCCCACAAGATATCGTTCATCTGCTGAAGCTCTAGCACGAAGAATTCTAAAGGGACAAGATCTATATTCCATCAATAATGTAGTGGAAATCAATAATCTAATATCTCTACAGTCCCTTTATCCCGTGTGTGCCTATGATTTAGAAAAGGTTACAGGAGCGATTACCCTAGAAAGGGCTGGAGAAGGAGCTACCTATGAGGGGATAGGCAAAGGAAAATTCAATATTGAATTTTTGCCAACCTTTGCAGATAGAGATGGATATTTTGGGAGTACAACTTCAGACTCAGAAAGAACTATGGTAAATGATCATACACAAAATCTTTTGATGATTATTGTATCCTTTAATGGGGAAAAAGAATTAATTAAACATGTGGAAAACATGGAAAGACTATTAAAAACTTATGCTGATGCTAAGGATGTAGAAAGAAAAATTATAAAGTAG
- a CDS encoding MATE family efflux transporter: protein MIEQNKLIEGNIFKALIGLALPIMGTSFVQMAYNMTDMIWIGRVGSKAVAAVGTAGFFTWLAMAFIMIPKIAAEIGVAQSVGKKDNQSIIYYIRHTLQLNVFFALLYGFILILLKKQVIGFFNLQDKAVIEMAQSYLTIVSAGMLFYFINPVLTGILNGYGESRTPFLINGIGLITNMILDPVLIMGIGPFPVMGVKGAALATVIAQVVVTTIFLLNIRRKIPVFSQINFFRVPDWNHIRGITKLGLPVALQSGLFTVIAMVIARIIAQWGPVPVAVQKVGSQIEAISWMTANGFSTALGAFVGQNYGAKKWNRIYKGYFTAMGIMCAIGIAATGFLILGAESIFSIFIPEQEAIAYGIQYLKILGISQLFMCIEITTAGAFNGLSKTVPPSIVGITFNALRIPTALILSSPNLLGLNGIWWSISISSIFKGIVLVTWFGIFLKRQSFRLKETNIGQGVGNNLMN from the coding sequence ATGATAGAACAAAACAAACTAATAGAAGGAAATATCTTTAAAGCATTGATAGGCTTAGCCCTACCGATTATGGGTACTTCCTTTGTGCAAATGGCCTACAATATGACCGATATGATTTGGATAGGGAGAGTAGGGAGTAAAGCTGTAGCTGCAGTAGGTACAGCAGGCTTTTTTACCTGGCTTGCTATGGCTTTTATTATGATTCCTAAAATAGCTGCAGAGATAGGCGTTGCCCAGTCTGTAGGGAAGAAGGATAACCAATCCATTATTTACTATATTCGTCATACCCTTCAATTAAATGTATTCTTTGCTCTTCTATATGGATTTATATTGATTTTGCTAAAAAAACAAGTGATTGGTTTTTTCAACTTACAAGATAAAGCGGTTATAGAAATGGCACAATCCTATTTAACGATTGTATCTGCGGGCATGCTTTTTTATTTTATCAATCCAGTGCTTACAGGGATATTAAATGGCTATGGGGAGAGTAGAACTCCCTTTTTAATTAATGGAATAGGATTGATTACCAATATGATTTTAGATCCAGTATTGATCATGGGCATTGGACCTTTTCCAGTTATGGGAGTGAAAGGGGCAGCTCTAGCTACTGTAATAGCTCAAGTGGTGGTTACCACAATTTTTCTCTTGAATATTAGAAGGAAAATACCCGTCTTTTCCCAAATCAATTTCTTTAGGGTACCTGATTGGAACCATATAAGAGGAATAACCAAGCTAGGTTTGCCGGTTGCTCTCCAAAGTGGTTTATTTACTGTAATTGCTATGGTTATTGCCAGAATCATTGCCCAATGGGGACCTGTCCCTGTAGCCGTTCAAAAAGTTGGATCTCAAATAGAAGCCATATCTTGGATGACTGCCAATGGGTTTTCCACGGCTTTAGGAGCCTTTGTGGGTCAGAACTATGGAGCAAAAAAATGGAATAGAATTTATAAAGGGTATTTTACAGCCATGGGTATAATGTGTGCGATAGGAATAGCCGCCACTGGTTTCCTAATTTTAGGGGCAGAGTCTATATTTTCAATATTTATTCCTGAACAAGAGGCCATTGCCTATGGAATCCAATATCTCAAAATTTTAGGGATATCCCAATTGTTCATGTGTATAGAAATTACTACAGCAGGTGCATTTAATGGATTAAGTAAAACTGTCCCACCCTCCATTGTAGGGATTACCTTTAATGCCCTGAGAATACCTACAGCATTGATTCTCTCCTCCCCTAATTTACTTGGACTAAATGGTATATGGTGGAGTATAAGCATAAGTAGTATATTTAAGGGGATCGTGCTGGTAACATGGTTTGGTATATTTTTAAAAAGGCAGTCCTTTAGGCTAAAAGAGACAAACATAGGTCAAGGTGTTGGCAACAACTTAATGAATTAA
- a CDS encoding FprA family A-type flavoprotein: MNQPVKVSEKVYWIGVNDRETALFENLWPLDKGVAYNSYLINDEKVALIDTVKINKMDTYFEKIQEILGENKEVDYLIVNHMEPDHSGAIKEAMHYFPNIKIVGNQKTLEMLEAFYGITDNFYLVKDGDVLDLGEHKLRFYLTPMVHWPETMMSYDETDKILFSMDAFGGFGSLDGGVFDDEVNLEFYEDEIRRYFSNIVGKFSMMVQNALKKLQGLDISIVAPTHGPVWRENPQHIISLYDKWSRYEAEEGVVIVYGSMYGNTERMADFIARKLSEKGITNIRLYDASKTHVSYIISDMWRFKGVILGSCAYNSGLFPSMQTVINKIENSALKNRVLGIFGNYSWSGGGVVNLEAFADKMKWERVGESVEAKSSPKAEDFKKCVNIAEEMVKKLKA, encoded by the coding sequence ATGAATCAGCCTGTTAAAGTATCAGAAAAAGTATATTGGATTGGAGTAAATGACAGAGAGACAGCACTCTTTGAAAATCTCTGGCCATTAGATAAGGGGGTTGCCTACAACTCTTACCTAATCAATGATGAGAAGGTAGCCTTAATAGATACGGTAAAAATCAACAAAATGGATACATATTTTGAAAAGATTCAAGAAATATTGGGAGAAAATAAAGAGGTAGACTATTTAATTGTAAATCATATGGAGCCAGATCATTCAGGAGCAATTAAGGAGGCTATGCATTATTTTCCCAACATAAAAATTGTGGGCAATCAAAAAACTTTAGAAATGCTAGAGGCCTTTTATGGGATTACTGATAATTTTTATTTAGTTAAGGATGGGGATGTATTAGATTTAGGAGAACATAAGCTAAGATTTTACCTAACTCCTATGGTGCATTGGCCAGAGACTATGATGTCTTATGACGAAACAGATAAAATTCTTTTTTCCATGGATGCCTTTGGCGGCTTTGGATCTTTAGATGGTGGAGTTTTTGATGATGAGGTTAATCTAGAGTTTTATGAGGATGAGATCCGTAGATACTTTTCCAATATCGTGGGTAAATTTAGTATGATGGTTCAAAATGCCCTAAAAAAATTACAGGGACTGGACATTAGCATTGTAGCTCCCACCCATGGACCAGTATGGAGAGAAAATCCCCAACATATTATTTCTCTATATGATAAGTGGAGTCGTTATGAAGCTGAAGAAGGGGTAGTTATTGTATACGGATCTATGTATGGAAATACAGAGAGAATGGCAGATTTTATTGCAAGAAAACTTTCAGAAAAAGGGATTACCAATATTAGACTATATGATGCATCCAAAACCCATGTGTCCTACATCATTAGCGATATGTGGCGATTTAAAGGTGTCATCTTAGGGAGTTGTGCATACAATTCAGGCTTATTTCCATCTATGCAAACGGTAATTAACAAAATTGAAAACTCAGCTCTTAAAAATAGAGTGTTGGGCATATTCGGAAACTATAGTTGGAGCGGTGGAGGAGTAGTTAACCTAGAAGCTTTTGCAGATAAGATGAAATGGGAAAGAGTAGGAGAATCCGTGGAGGCAAAGTCCTCTCCAAAGGCTGAGGATTTTAAGAAATGCGTAAATATTGCCGAGGAAATGGTAAAAAAATTAAAAGCATAA